A single Phoenix dactylifera cultivar Barhee BC4 chromosome 1, palm_55x_up_171113_PBpolish2nd_filt_p, whole genome shotgun sequence DNA region contains:
- the LOC103705369 gene encoding transcription factor bHLH48-like isoform X4, translated as MEPTRSSGAGSGNSGTYTPEIEESLRFEEEIQSLMRDNTMHPSLEPPPASGGGGGSSSFTALLGLPANQAVELLHQPDSDDSPAVAAAATSGRELWRFRLRDPKALTLPSGFSPTFPSNAALVERAARLSVFAAEDSPEAASVPSHSGDRFPKPKAEPADSDSQPICPIPGERPQRPAKRKEAEKGNKVKGAAKKTKSAEEGSAKGAEENTAGEKLPYVHVRARRGQATDSHSLAERARREKISARMKLLQELVPGCSKISGTALVLDEIINHVQSLQRQVELLSMRLAAVHPRIDFSGLDSFLSAEYRCTPTS; from the exons ATGGAacccacgcgaagctccggcgCCGGATCTGGAAATTCCGGCACGTACACGCCGGAAATCGAGGAATCCCTCCGGTTCGAGGAGGAGATCCAGAGTCTGATGAGGGACAACACGATGCACCCCAGCCTTGAGCCTCCGCCGgcgagcggcggcggcggcggcagcagCTCCTTCACTGCCCTCCTCGGCCTCCCGGCCAACCAGGCCGTGGAGCTCCTGCACCAGCCGGATTCCGACGATTCCCCGGCGGTCGCCGCCGCTGCAACCTCCGGCAGAGAGTTGTGGCGGTTCCGGCTGAGGGACCCCAAAGCCCTGACCCTCCCCTCCGGCTTCTCCCCGACCTTCCCTTCCAACGCCGCCCTCGTGGAGCGGGCGGCGAGGCTTTCCGTTTTCGCCGCCGAGGACTCGCCGGAGGCGGCCTCCGTCCCGTCCCACTCCGGCGACCGCTTTCCGAAGCCCAAGGCGGAGCCAGCGGACTCCGACTCCCAGCCGATCTGCCCAATCCCCGGCGAGCGGCCGCAGCGGCCGGCGAAGAGGAAAGAGGCGGAGAAGGGCAACAAG GTGAAAGGAGCCGCGAAGAAGACCAAGAGCGCGGAGGAGGGGAGCGCGAAGGGTGCCGAGGAGAACACCGCCGGAGAGAAGCTTCCCTACGTGCACGTCCGAGCTCGTCGAGGCCAGGCCACGGATAGCCACAGCCTCGCGGAGAGG gCGAGGAGGGAAAAAATAAGTGCACGGATGAAGCTCCTGCAAGAGCTGGTCCCCGGTTGCAGCAAG ATATCGGGTACGGCCCTAGTGCTGGATGAAATCATCAACCACGTACAGTCCCTCCAACGACAGGTTGAG CTCTTGTCGATGAGGCTGGCAGCGGTGCACCCCCGGATCGACTTTAGCGGCCTCGACAGCTTTTTATCGGCAGAG TATCGCTGCACTCCAACCAGTTGA
- the LOC103705369 gene encoding transcription factor bHLH48-like isoform X2 — MEPTRSSGAGSGNSGTYTPEIEESLRFEEEIQSLMRDNTMHPSLEPPPASGGGGGSSSFTALLGLPANQAVELLHQPDSDDSPAVAAAATSGRELWRFRLRDPKALTLPSGFSPTFPSNAALVERAARLSVFAAEDSPEAASVPSHSGDRFPKPKAEPADSDSQPICPIPGERPQRPAKRKEAEKGNKVKGAAKKTKSAEEGSAKGAEENTAGEKLPYVHVRARRGQATDSHSLAERARREKISARMKLLQELVPGCSKISGTALVLDEIINHVQSLQRQVELLSMRLAAVHPRIDFSGLDSFLSAECGRVSVGNGRGGGGMEQSAWTEATDESRRQPQQQIWHVDLVHPHQTPSVWERVDSPHLFVHPGTSLFGYDPANSVVSLHSNQLKTEL; from the exons ATGGAacccacgcgaagctccggcgCCGGATCTGGAAATTCCGGCACGTACACGCCGGAAATCGAGGAATCCCTCCGGTTCGAGGAGGAGATCCAGAGTCTGATGAGGGACAACACGATGCACCCCAGCCTTGAGCCTCCGCCGgcgagcggcggcggcggcggcagcagCTCCTTCACTGCCCTCCTCGGCCTCCCGGCCAACCAGGCCGTGGAGCTCCTGCACCAGCCGGATTCCGACGATTCCCCGGCGGTCGCCGCCGCTGCAACCTCCGGCAGAGAGTTGTGGCGGTTCCGGCTGAGGGACCCCAAAGCCCTGACCCTCCCCTCCGGCTTCTCCCCGACCTTCCCTTCCAACGCCGCCCTCGTGGAGCGGGCGGCGAGGCTTTCCGTTTTCGCCGCCGAGGACTCGCCGGAGGCGGCCTCCGTCCCGTCCCACTCCGGCGACCGCTTTCCGAAGCCCAAGGCGGAGCCAGCGGACTCCGACTCCCAGCCGATCTGCCCAATCCCCGGCGAGCGGCCGCAGCGGCCGGCGAAGAGGAAAGAGGCGGAGAAGGGCAACAAG GTGAAAGGAGCCGCGAAGAAGACCAAGAGCGCGGAGGAGGGGAGCGCGAAGGGTGCCGAGGAGAACACCGCCGGAGAGAAGCTTCCCTACGTGCACGTCCGAGCTCGTCGAGGCCAGGCCACGGATAGCCACAGCCTCGCGGAGAGG gCGAGGAGGGAAAAAATAAGTGCACGGATGAAGCTCCTGCAAGAGCTGGTCCCCGGTTGCAGCAAG ATATCGGGTACGGCCCTAGTGCTGGATGAAATCATCAACCACGTACAGTCCCTCCAACGACAGGTTGAG CTCTTGTCGATGAGGCTGGCAGCGGTGCACCCCCGGATCGACTTTAGCGGCCTCGACAGCTTTTTATCGGCAGAG TGTGGACGGGTGTCGGTGGGTAACGGACGGGGCGGGGGTGGAATGGAGCAGTCTGCGTGGACGGAGGCCACGGACGAGAGTCGACGGCAGCCGCAGCAGCAGATCTGGCACGTCGATTTGGTGCACCCGCATCAGACGCCGTCGGTGTGGGAAAGGGTCGACTCGCCCCACCTCTTTGTCCACCCGGGGACCTCGCTTTTCGGCTACGACCCCGCCAATTCCG TAGTATCGCTGCACTCCAACCAGTTGAAGACGGAACTCTGA
- the LOC103705369 gene encoding transcription factor bHLH48-like isoform X5 → MEPTRSSGAGSGNSGTYTPEIEESLRFEEEIQSLMRDNTMHPSLEPPPASGGGGGSSSFTALLGLPANQAVELLHQPDSDDSPAVAAAATSGRELWRFRLRDPKALTLPSGFSPTFPSNAALVERAARLSVFAAEDSPEAASVPSHSGDRFPKPKAEPADSDSQPICPIPGERPQRPAKRKEAEKGNKVKGAAKKTKSAEEGSAKGAEENTAGEKLPYVHVRARRGQATDSHSLAERARREKISARMKLLQELVPGCSKISGTALVLDEIINHVQSLQRQVELLSMRLAAVHPRIDFSGLDSFLSAE, encoded by the exons ATGGAacccacgcgaagctccggcgCCGGATCTGGAAATTCCGGCACGTACACGCCGGAAATCGAGGAATCCCTCCGGTTCGAGGAGGAGATCCAGAGTCTGATGAGGGACAACACGATGCACCCCAGCCTTGAGCCTCCGCCGgcgagcggcggcggcggcggcagcagCTCCTTCACTGCCCTCCTCGGCCTCCCGGCCAACCAGGCCGTGGAGCTCCTGCACCAGCCGGATTCCGACGATTCCCCGGCGGTCGCCGCCGCTGCAACCTCCGGCAGAGAGTTGTGGCGGTTCCGGCTGAGGGACCCCAAAGCCCTGACCCTCCCCTCCGGCTTCTCCCCGACCTTCCCTTCCAACGCCGCCCTCGTGGAGCGGGCGGCGAGGCTTTCCGTTTTCGCCGCCGAGGACTCGCCGGAGGCGGCCTCCGTCCCGTCCCACTCCGGCGACCGCTTTCCGAAGCCCAAGGCGGAGCCAGCGGACTCCGACTCCCAGCCGATCTGCCCAATCCCCGGCGAGCGGCCGCAGCGGCCGGCGAAGAGGAAAGAGGCGGAGAAGGGCAACAAG GTGAAAGGAGCCGCGAAGAAGACCAAGAGCGCGGAGGAGGGGAGCGCGAAGGGTGCCGAGGAGAACACCGCCGGAGAGAAGCTTCCCTACGTGCACGTCCGAGCTCGTCGAGGCCAGGCCACGGATAGCCACAGCCTCGCGGAGAGG gCGAGGAGGGAAAAAATAAGTGCACGGATGAAGCTCCTGCAAGAGCTGGTCCCCGGTTGCAGCAAG ATATCGGGTACGGCCCTAGTGCTGGATGAAATCATCAACCACGTACAGTCCCTCCAACGACAGGTTGAG CTCTTGTCGATGAGGCTGGCAGCGGTGCACCCCCGGATCGACTTTAGCGGCCTCGACAGCTTTTTATCGGCAGAG TAG
- the LOC103705368 gene encoding protein gamma response 1 — protein sequence MSTEQLLNKHEVEKKLLLDKLESMERNEEIIAELRRQLEQKTREIAEEKELQQKLLQQIEVKDQKLFVEQGKRRALIEDFSKLKESYRHLKSQYYFLVGKIGDTTDKKYHPERMEDERASPRPHLNKRSLNDIKESDQEVTQLASKPRERTTDIVLNEKPEASRDLELVKGSNTDFRISISSNSSVLQPKSVAVNTKPESLSGMRRASSCWRNTRARQGSGVADPHDDFLDSPMETLKNLNRGLLEEAQGLPVPPPQDMDFNNSDDETQDMNADAAPRQQHISILDSTSKGFKYVEPVRKKVERENLKGVECKQCKKFYDVVLPDGSRGKGSSLDTVSMRCEHHDGVSRHRYRYAPPMTPEGFWNIGFDSDV from the exons ATGAGCACTGAGCAGTTGCTGAACAAACAtgaagttgagaaaaaacttcTTTTGGATAAACTGGAAAGCATGGAGAGAAATGAAGAGATCATCGCTGAGCTCAGAAGGCAGCTTGAGCAAAAGACAAGGGAGATTGCTGAGGAAAAGGAGCTGCAACAAAAGTTATTGCAACAAATTGAGGTGAAAGATCAAAAATTGTTCGTAGAGCAGGGCAAAAGAAGAGCCTTAATCGAGGATTTTAGTAAATTGAAAGAAAGTTACAGACACTTAAAATCTCAATACTATTTTTTAGTTGGAAAGATTGGTGATACAACAGATAAAAAATATCATCCAGAGAGGATGGAAGATGAAAGGGCATCACCAAGGCCTCATCTGAACAAGAGAAGCCTCAATG ATATAAAAGAAAGTGATCAAGAGGTCACCCAGCTTGCTTCTAAGCCAAGAGAAAGGACTACTGATATTGTTCTCAATGAAAAGCCTGAGGCCAGCCGAGATTTGGAACTGGTTAAAGGTTCAAATACTGATTTCCGCATCAGTATATCATCGAATTCAAGTGTCCTCCAACCAAAGAGCGTTGCTGTTAATACAAAACCCGAGTCATTATCTGGCATGAGGCGAGCTAGTTCATGTTGGAGGAATACTAGGGCACGTCAAGGATCAGGGGTTGCAGATCCACATGATGACTTTCTTGACAGTCCTATGGAGACTCTGAAAAACTTGAACAGGGGCCTTCTTGAAGAAGCACAAGGTCTTCCTGTCCCTCCTCCGCAGGACATGGATTTTAATAACTCAGATGATGAGACACAAGATATGAATGCTGACGCTGCTCCACGGCAGCAGCATATTTCAATTCTAGATTCAACAAGCAAGGGATTTAAATATGTGGAGCCTGTGAGAAAGAAGGTTGAGCGGGAGAATCTCAAAGGAGTTGAGTGCAAGCAGTGCAAGAAGTTCTATGATGTGGTTTTACCTGATGGAAGTAGAGGAAAAGGAAGCAGTTTGGACACCGTAAGCATGCGTTGTGAGCATCATGATGGTGTTTCAAGGCATAGGTACAGGTATGCGCCTCCGATGACCCCTGAAGGATTTTGGAATATTGGATTTGATTCAGATGTATAA
- the LOC103705369 gene encoding transcription factor bHLH48-like isoform X3, whose translation MEPTRSSGAGSGNSGTYTPEIEESLRFEEEIQSLMRDNTMHPSLEPPPASGGGGGSSSFTALLGLPANQAVELLHQPDSDDSPAVAAAATSGRELWRFRLRDPKALTLPSGFSPTFPSNAALVERAARLSVFAAEDSPEAASVPSHSGDRFPKPKAEPADSDSQPICPIPGERPQRPAKRKEAEKGNKVKGAAKKTKSAEEGSAKGAEENTAGEKLPYVHVRARRGQATDSHSLAERARREKISARMKLLQELVPGCSKISGTALVLDEIINHVQSLQRQVELLSMRLAAVHPRIDFSGLDSFLSAECGRVSVGNGRGGGGMEQSAWTEATDESRRQPQQQIWHVDLVHPHQTPSVWERVDSPHLFVHPGTSLFGYDPANSVSLHSNQLKTEL comes from the exons ATGGAacccacgcgaagctccggcgCCGGATCTGGAAATTCCGGCACGTACACGCCGGAAATCGAGGAATCCCTCCGGTTCGAGGAGGAGATCCAGAGTCTGATGAGGGACAACACGATGCACCCCAGCCTTGAGCCTCCGCCGgcgagcggcggcggcggcggcagcagCTCCTTCACTGCCCTCCTCGGCCTCCCGGCCAACCAGGCCGTGGAGCTCCTGCACCAGCCGGATTCCGACGATTCCCCGGCGGTCGCCGCCGCTGCAACCTCCGGCAGAGAGTTGTGGCGGTTCCGGCTGAGGGACCCCAAAGCCCTGACCCTCCCCTCCGGCTTCTCCCCGACCTTCCCTTCCAACGCCGCCCTCGTGGAGCGGGCGGCGAGGCTTTCCGTTTTCGCCGCCGAGGACTCGCCGGAGGCGGCCTCCGTCCCGTCCCACTCCGGCGACCGCTTTCCGAAGCCCAAGGCGGAGCCAGCGGACTCCGACTCCCAGCCGATCTGCCCAATCCCCGGCGAGCGGCCGCAGCGGCCGGCGAAGAGGAAAGAGGCGGAGAAGGGCAACAAG GTGAAAGGAGCCGCGAAGAAGACCAAGAGCGCGGAGGAGGGGAGCGCGAAGGGTGCCGAGGAGAACACCGCCGGAGAGAAGCTTCCCTACGTGCACGTCCGAGCTCGTCGAGGCCAGGCCACGGATAGCCACAGCCTCGCGGAGAGG gCGAGGAGGGAAAAAATAAGTGCACGGATGAAGCTCCTGCAAGAGCTGGTCCCCGGTTGCAGCAAG ATATCGGGTACGGCCCTAGTGCTGGATGAAATCATCAACCACGTACAGTCCCTCCAACGACAGGTTGAG CTCTTGTCGATGAGGCTGGCAGCGGTGCACCCCCGGATCGACTTTAGCGGCCTCGACAGCTTTTTATCGGCAGAG TGTGGACGGGTGTCGGTGGGTAACGGACGGGGCGGGGGTGGAATGGAGCAGTCTGCGTGGACGGAGGCCACGGACGAGAGTCGACGGCAGCCGCAGCAGCAGATCTGGCACGTCGATTTGGTGCACCCGCATCAGACGCCGTCGGTGTGGGAAAGGGTCGACTCGCCCCACCTCTTTGTCCACCCGGGGACCTCGCTTTTCGGCTACGACCCCGCCAATTCCG TATCGCTGCACTCCAACCAGTTGAAGACGGAACTCTGA
- the LOC103705369 gene encoding transcription factor bHLH48-like isoform X1 has translation MEPTRSSGAGSGNSGTYTPEIEESLRFEEEIQSLMRDNTMHPSLEPPPASGGGGGSSSFTALLGLPANQAVELLHQPDSDDSPAVAAAATSGRELWRFRLRDPKALTLPSGFSPTFPSNAALVERAARLSVFAAEDSPEAASVPSHSGDRFPKPKAEPADSDSQPICPIPGERPQRPAKRKEAEKGNKVKGAAKKTKSAEEGSAKGAEENTAGEKLPYVHVRARRGQATDSHSLAERARREKISARMKLLQELVPGCSKISGTALVLDEIINHVQSLQRQVELLSMRLAAVHPRIDFSGLDSFLSAECGRVSVGNGRGGGGMEQSAWTEATDESRRQPQQQIWHVDLVHPHQTPSVWERVDSPHLFVHPGTSLFGYDPANSGHHDLQHRLCGFLQKECTMNLDQGTNIMSF, from the exons ATGGAacccacgcgaagctccggcgCCGGATCTGGAAATTCCGGCACGTACACGCCGGAAATCGAGGAATCCCTCCGGTTCGAGGAGGAGATCCAGAGTCTGATGAGGGACAACACGATGCACCCCAGCCTTGAGCCTCCGCCGgcgagcggcggcggcggcggcagcagCTCCTTCACTGCCCTCCTCGGCCTCCCGGCCAACCAGGCCGTGGAGCTCCTGCACCAGCCGGATTCCGACGATTCCCCGGCGGTCGCCGCCGCTGCAACCTCCGGCAGAGAGTTGTGGCGGTTCCGGCTGAGGGACCCCAAAGCCCTGACCCTCCCCTCCGGCTTCTCCCCGACCTTCCCTTCCAACGCCGCCCTCGTGGAGCGGGCGGCGAGGCTTTCCGTTTTCGCCGCCGAGGACTCGCCGGAGGCGGCCTCCGTCCCGTCCCACTCCGGCGACCGCTTTCCGAAGCCCAAGGCGGAGCCAGCGGACTCCGACTCCCAGCCGATCTGCCCAATCCCCGGCGAGCGGCCGCAGCGGCCGGCGAAGAGGAAAGAGGCGGAGAAGGGCAACAAG GTGAAAGGAGCCGCGAAGAAGACCAAGAGCGCGGAGGAGGGGAGCGCGAAGGGTGCCGAGGAGAACACCGCCGGAGAGAAGCTTCCCTACGTGCACGTCCGAGCTCGTCGAGGCCAGGCCACGGATAGCCACAGCCTCGCGGAGAGG gCGAGGAGGGAAAAAATAAGTGCACGGATGAAGCTCCTGCAAGAGCTGGTCCCCGGTTGCAGCAAG ATATCGGGTACGGCCCTAGTGCTGGATGAAATCATCAACCACGTACAGTCCCTCCAACGACAGGTTGAG CTCTTGTCGATGAGGCTGGCAGCGGTGCACCCCCGGATCGACTTTAGCGGCCTCGACAGCTTTTTATCGGCAGAG TGTGGACGGGTGTCGGTGGGTAACGGACGGGGCGGGGGTGGAATGGAGCAGTCTGCGTGGACGGAGGCCACGGACGAGAGTCGACGGCAGCCGCAGCAGCAGATCTGGCACGTCGATTTGGTGCACCCGCATCAGACGCCGTCGGTGTGGGAAAGGGTCGACTCGCCCCACCTCTTTGTCCACCCGGGGACCTCGCTTTTCGGCTACGACCCCGCCAATTCCG GGCATCATGATCTTCAACATAGGTTGTGTGGCTTTCTTCAAAAAGAATGCACGATGAATCTAGATCAGGGAACCAACATTATGAGTTTCTGA